In Deltaproteobacteria bacterium, a single window of DNA contains:
- a CDS encoding zinc-binding dehydrogenase, which yields MQALVFENALPRILATKLLAALTPRAFTGPLAPLRLREIAEPQPLADDWVVLRTRLTGICGSDAKQVFLNGAFDNPMTGMISFPQVLGHEVVATVERAGPRAEIAPGTRVVLNPWLSCATRGLPLCAWCERGELAQCTSFRQGALPPGIHHGNSRAATGGFAPLVPAHASQCIAVPDSVSDEQAVLADPFSVSLHSILHSPPPVGGTALVYGCGTLGLCAIAALRALHPSVRVLAVARFAHQRALAEKLGAVRVLAHDPAHEIVAAIAAETAAEEVAPWRGLPMLLGGVDVVYDTVGLPATLEVGVRVTRSRGRISVTGVETPRRFEWTPLYFKELALVGSNAFGFETIGGRRQHAMRWYFELVQRGLDVTPLLTHRFRLAQYREAFAAAHAQGESGAVKILFDFRSKA from the coding sequence ATGCAGGCCCTCGTGTTCGAGAACGCGCTGCCGCGCATCCTCGCGACGAAGCTGCTCGCGGCGCTCACGCCTCGCGCCTTCACCGGGCCGCTCGCTCCGCTTCGCTTGCGCGAGATCGCGGAGCCGCAGCCGCTGGCGGACGACTGGGTGGTGCTGCGCACGCGGCTCACGGGCATCTGCGGCAGCGATGCGAAGCAGGTGTTCCTGAACGGGGCTTTCGACAACCCGATGACGGGCATGATCTCGTTCCCCCAGGTGTTAGGGCACGAGGTCGTCGCCACGGTCGAGCGCGCCGGACCTCGCGCGGAGATCGCGCCCGGCACGCGCGTGGTGCTGAACCCGTGGCTCTCCTGCGCGACGCGCGGGCTCCCGCTCTGCGCGTGGTGCGAGCGCGGTGAGCTCGCGCAGTGCACGTCGTTTCGCCAGGGTGCGCTGCCGCCGGGCATTCATCACGGCAACTCGCGCGCGGCCACGGGTGGCTTTGCCCCGCTCGTGCCCGCGCACGCCTCTCAGTGCATCGCCGTGCCGGACTCGGTGAGTGACGAGCAGGCCGTGCTCGCGGATCCGTTCTCCGTCTCGCTGCACTCGATTCTGCACAGCCCACCGCCGGTCGGCGGCACTGCGCTCGTCTACGGCTGCGGGACGCTCGGGCTGTGCGCGATCGCGGCGCTGCGCGCGCTGCATCCCAGCGTGCGCGTGCTCGCGGTCGCGCGCTTCGCGCATCAGCGCGCGCTCGCGGAGAAGCTCGGCGCCGTGCGCGTGCTCGCGCACGATCCGGCACACGAGATCGTCGCGGCGATCGCGGCGGAGACGGCCGCCGAGGAAGTGGCGCCGTGGCGCGGCCTGCCCATGTTGTTAGGGGGCGTGGACGTCGTGTACGACACGGTCGGCTTGCCGGCCACGCTCGAGGTGGGCGTGCGCGTCACGCGCAGCCGCGGGCGCATCTCGGTCACGGGCGTCGAGACGCCGCGTCGCTTCGAGTGGACGCCGCTCTACTTCAAGGAGCTCGCGCTGGTCGGCTCGAACGCGTTCGGCTTCGAGACGATCGGCGGACGCCGCCAGCACGCGATGCGGTGGTACTTCGAGCTCGTGCAGCGCGGCCTCGACGTGACGCCGCTCCTCACGCACCGCTTCCGCCTCGCGCAGTACCGCGAGGCTTTCGCCGCGGCGCACGCGCAAGGCGAGAGCGGCGCGGTGAAAATCCTCTTCGACTTCCGGAGCAAAGCCTGA
- a CDS encoding TonB-dependent receptor has protein sequence MSLTLPAAAQETAPPAAPEQAAPAPQQEGVEEIVVTSRLREESIQEVPISVSAFGSEAIKAIAPSTLRDFDQLAPNVFIGNNIAGPSAGAIYIRGLGYADIEKTQTSNVGVVVDGVFLPSNTGQLVDTFDIEQITVNRGPQAVLFGRNTSAGTIVIRRGQPKLGEYEARFAANYGNYDGEGDGNQYGVQGVVNVPLNEETLALRGGVTYKKSDGFWRNSFTGEDRGGLDYTAVALKLLFQPTEDFSATLSYDWIRDRGDIPPQDALSDGDNPWINRSDRSPKEAQFYDLSLPALEINWETDFGTFTSISAYWNSRDLVLQDFDGGFFNAANPLLSDPNEPFARLHTRRHQFFDVFSQELRFAGDLMDGRLQYAAGFYFTDEDIDFQQKSEIILQVGVGLPFLGAAGLCPAIVPTWRNGPESLAVPGTQICVFPPTYTVQTSGQDTKSYGVFGSLGFDVFEWWNVSAGLRWIKEKKDFRSRFAPLAPDITGTEGSPFITVPDVSDSWDDVVFEASTRVDVGELLSSDTPMQVYYRYAEGFRSGGFSMRATDPLRAPFDPEDTTAHELGFKSELFDGRFTFNVAGFFTKLEGAQFSSIITIPTPPGTNTLILNHGTTELYGAELETSFNITEDLRTYFTFGYQAGELLDSLQNPQDLPDPTNQNFPRPPGPPIDVACFPAGPQPCSRSGFELFRQPKFAWTLGLSYGLDLGPGRASADVRWKRTDEYVLGAFGGTPLFQSKYDMFETNLAYTWNWGEREVRAAFVGKNLANEKYIDLILFLGAGGFQNWGAPRYLGVEFGIEI, from the coding sequence ATGAGCCTCACTCTCCCGGCAGCGGCTCAGGAAACAGCGCCGCCGGCAGCACCCGAGCAGGCGGCGCCGGCGCCTCAGCAAGAGGGAGTCGAAGAGATCGTCGTGACCTCGCGCCTGCGCGAGGAGTCGATCCAGGAAGTGCCGATCTCGGTCAGCGCGTTCGGCAGCGAAGCGATCAAGGCGATCGCGCCGTCGACGCTGCGCGACTTCGACCAGCTCGCCCCGAACGTGTTCATCGGAAACAACATCGCGGGCCCCTCCGCGGGCGCGATCTACATCCGCGGCCTCGGCTACGCCGACATCGAGAAGACGCAAACCTCGAACGTGGGCGTTGTGGTCGATGGCGTCTTCCTTCCGTCGAACACCGGTCAGCTCGTCGACACGTTCGACATCGAGCAGATCACCGTGAATCGCGGCCCCCAGGCCGTGCTCTTCGGCCGCAACACCTCCGCCGGCACGATCGTGATCCGGCGCGGCCAGCCGAAGCTCGGCGAGTACGAGGCTCGCTTCGCCGCGAACTACGGCAACTACGACGGTGAGGGCGACGGGAATCAGTACGGCGTCCAGGGCGTGGTCAACGTGCCGCTCAACGAAGAGACGCTCGCTCTACGCGGAGGCGTCACCTACAAGAAGTCGGACGGCTTCTGGAGGAACAGCTTTACGGGCGAGGATCGCGGTGGTCTCGACTACACCGCAGTCGCGCTCAAGCTGCTGTTCCAGCCGACGGAGGACTTCTCCGCAACGCTGTCCTACGACTGGATTCGCGACCGCGGGGACATTCCGCCGCAGGACGCACTTTCCGACGGCGACAATCCGTGGATCAATCGGTCGGACCGCAGCCCGAAGGAAGCGCAGTTCTATGACCTCTCGCTCCCGGCGCTCGAGATCAACTGGGAGACCGACTTCGGCACGTTTACCTCGATTTCGGCGTACTGGAACAGCCGAGACCTCGTGCTTCAGGACTTCGATGGCGGCTTCTTCAACGCCGCGAATCCGCTCCTGAGCGACCCGAACGAGCCTTTCGCGCGCCTGCACACCCGGCGTCATCAGTTCTTCGACGTGTTCTCGCAAGAGCTGCGCTTCGCGGGCGACTTGATGGATGGCCGCCTCCAGTACGCGGCCGGCTTCTACTTCACCGACGAAGACATCGACTTCCAGCAGAAGAGCGAGATCATCTTGCAGGTCGGCGTCGGCCTTCCGTTCCTCGGTGCGGCGGGCCTCTGCCCCGCGATCGTGCCGACCTGGCGGAACGGCCCGGAAAGCCTCGCCGTGCCGGGCACCCAGATCTGCGTGTTCCCTCCCACTTACACGGTGCAGACCTCGGGCCAGGACACGAAGTCCTACGGAGTGTTCGGCTCGCTCGGCTTCGACGTGTTCGAGTGGTGGAACGTCAGCGCGGGTCTGCGCTGGATCAAGGAGAAGAAGGACTTCCGCTCGCGCTTCGCGCCGCTCGCCCCGGACATCACCGGGACCGAAGGCTCGCCGTTCATCACCGTGCCGGACGTGTCCGACAGCTGGGACGACGTGGTGTTCGAAGCCAGCACCCGCGTCGACGTCGGTGAGCTGTTGTCCTCCGACACGCCGATGCAGGTCTACTACCGCTACGCCGAGGGCTTCCGCAGCGGTGGTTTCAGCATGCGAGCGACGGATCCCTTGCGCGCGCCGTTCGACCCCGAGGACACGACGGCGCACGAGCTCGGCTTCAAGTCGGAGCTGTTCGACGGGCGCTTCACGTTCAACGTGGCCGGCTTCTTCACCAAGCTGGAAGGAGCGCAGTTCAGCTCGATCATCACGATCCCGACTCCGCCGGGCACCAACACGTTGATCCTCAACCACGGCACCACCGAGCTGTACGGCGCAGAGCTGGAGACCTCGTTCAACATCACGGAGGACCTGCGCACCTACTTCACGTTCGGTTATCAGGCGGGCGAGCTGCTCGACTCGCTCCAGAACCCGCAGGATCTTCCCGACCCGACCAACCAGAACTTCCCGCGGCCGCCCGGACCGCCCATCGACGTGGCGTGCTTCCCGGCGGGACCGCAGCCGTGCAGCCGGTCGGGCTTCGAGCTGTTCCGGCAACCGAAGTTCGCGTGGACGCTCGGCTTGTCGTACGGGCTGGACCTCGGCCCGGGCCGCGCATCGGCGGACGTGCGCTGGAAGCGGACCGACGAGTACGTGCTCGGAGCGTTCGGAGGGACGCCGCTCTTCCAGTCGAAGTACGACATGTTCGAGACCAACCTCGCCTACACGTGGAATTGGGGTGAGCGAGAGGTCCGAGCCGCGTTCGTCGGGAAGAACCTGGCAAACGAGAAGTACATCGACCTGATCCTCTTCCTCGGGGCCGGCGGCTTCCAGAACTGGGGCGCGCCGCGATACCTCGGAGTCGAGTTCGGGATCGAGATCTAG
- a CDS encoding MFS transporter, with the protein AFAARGLPRVERAEAAAQPGAWLAGAQTVARTPALRVPVGLTTAIGVFFMGPFIVGFPIIVRDFYQGGAAELGWILATFPLGTILGSLAIRLRGGIARKGRAMLLAMTNGALNLALLSVGLPYWGFLLCALAWGTGGAVFINSSRALVQQTAQPDQRGRVLAVYQLGFVGSGPLGMALTGFLVDAFDPLTALRICAACMAVVIACVATLSSARKL; encoded by the coding sequence GCGTTCGCCGCGCGCGGGCTCCCGCGCGTCGAGCGCGCGGAGGCGGCTGCTCAGCCCGGCGCCTGGCTGGCAGGCGCGCAGACCGTCGCGCGCACGCCGGCGCTGCGCGTGCCTGTGGGCCTGACCACCGCGATCGGCGTGTTCTTCATGGGACCGTTCATCGTGGGCTTCCCGATCATCGTGCGCGACTTCTACCAAGGCGGTGCCGCCGAGCTCGGCTGGATCCTCGCGACCTTCCCGCTCGGCACGATCCTCGGCTCGCTGGCGATTCGCCTGCGCGGCGGCATCGCGCGCAAGGGCCGCGCGATGCTGCTCGCGATGACGAACGGCGCGCTCAACCTCGCGCTGCTCTCGGTCGGGCTGCCGTACTGGGGATTCCTGCTGTGCGCGCTCGCCTGGGGCACCGGCGGCGCCGTCTTCATCAATTCGAGCCGCGCGCTCGTGCAGCAGACCGCGCAGCCCGACCAGCGAGGACGGGTGCTCGCCGTCTACCAGCTCGGATTCGTCGGCAGCGGCCCGCTCGGCATGGCGCTCACCGGCTTTCTCGTCGACGCGTTCGATCCGCTCACCGCACTGCGCATCTGTGCGGCGTGCATGGCGGTCGTGATCGCGTGCGTCGCGACGCTGTCGAGCGCGCGAAAGCTCTGA